A stretch of DNA from Fimbriimonadaceae bacterium:
ACATCTCCCTTTGGAAGAACGGCGAGACGCAGATGTACGACGAGTCCGGCTATGCGGGGCTCTCGGACACCGCGCGCTATTTCACCGGCGGGATCCTCAAGCACGCGGCCTCTCTCCTCGCGTTCTGCGCCCCGACCACGAACTCGTACCGGCGGCTCGTGCCCGGCTACGAGGCTCCGATCAACCTGATGTACTCGCAGCGCAACCGCTCGGCGTGCGTGCGCATCCCGATGTACAGCAAATCGCCCAAAGCCAAGCGCGTCGAGTTCCGGGCGCCGGACCCCTCGGCGAACCCGTACCTGGCGTTCAGCGCGATCCTGATGGCCGGCCTCGACGGCGTCCAGAACCGCATCGAGCCGCCCAAGCCGATGGACAAGGACCTGTACGAGCTGCCGCCGGAGGAGAAGGCGCAGATCGAGCAGACTCCGGGCTCCCTGCGCGACGCCCTTCTCGCTCTGGAGGCGGACCACGAGTACCTGCTCAAGGGAGACGTGTTCACCAAGGACCTGATCGACACCTACATCAACTACAAGTTGCTCAACGAGTGCGACGCGATCGCGATCCGCCCGCACCCGTACGAGTTCACGCTCTACGCGGACGCGTAGGGGTGTGAGGTGTGAGGTGTGAGGTGTGAAGGCGCTGGGCCTTCATGGATGCCTCCACGTCTTCGATGTGGAGGCATTCCTCTGGCTCCAACACCATCACACCGTCCCAAAGGTGGCGCTCCCTTCCACCGGGATCGTCCTCGACGGACGTTGAGCCATCCTGACCGAATATCCGCGTGGCACGCCGGTGCGCGTCGTACCGTGGCCATTGTGGCGAGCGCCCCTGGATGAACGCAACCCACGTCTCGTGCATCGTCCATCCAGGATGGTGGCTCCACACAAAGGGCAACTCCGCCCCGTGGGCGGCAAAGCCCACGTGCGGATCCTCGGAATGGGAGGGTGTGTGGTCGAATCGCACCATCCACGTCTGGCCCCCACGCGATGCGTGCGCTTCTGCGAATCGGACGCTGGGAATCCAATACTCCTCCGCGGTGAGAAGTCGCACCTTCCGTACCAGGGTCGACATCCCCGGAAACGCCTCCCGGTACCTGGCTTCCATCGCCGACACCTTGGAGAAATCCAGGTTGGAAACCTCTCGGGAACGTATCGGTAAGTCTGCATCGGCCGGTGCCAGGAACGCGATGCTCTCGTCGCGGTTGGTCCCGATGAGAAGGGGGACCGTCCCTTCGACCATGTCGACCGGGCGTTTGGGCAGGTAATCGCCTCCCACCAGGGGCCGGAATGGGAAGTTGTGGGCATAGCGGGCATCCAGCCGGTTTTGGCCCTCGAGGATGGCTTCGGCCGGCATCGAGAGGAGCT
This window harbors:
- a CDS encoding carboxylesterase family protein, giving the protein MDRRTFLSLSLGVALAPGRLFDAQGPTVTTRQGDLRGTVEDGLRVFRKVPFALPPTGRNRFRPPLPPQPWTGVRDAFQKALPAMQPGANGSEDCLYLNVWAPSGPGPFPVLMWIHGGGNEGGAAGDNGGLFAREGIVVVLVAYRLGAFGFLELGDVLGEPYVGTGDNGIRDLEAALRWIRENAEAFGGDPSQVTIAGQSAGAKDVAALMAAKSARGLFSRAIMESGSGQTIHSEDSAGEVVRGLLAALDLRTSDANQLLSMPAEAILEGQNRLDARYAHNFPFRPLVGGDYLPKRPVDMVEGTVPLLIGTNRDESIAFLAPADADLPIRSREVSNLDFSKVSAMEARYREAFPGMSTLVRKVRLLTAEEYWIPSVRFAEAHASRGGQTWMVRFDHTPSHSEDPHVGFAAHGAELPFVWSHHPGWTMHETWVAFIQGRSPQWPRYDAHRRATRIFGQDGSTSVEDDPGGRERHLWDGVMVLEPEECLHIEDVEASMKAQRLHTSHLTPHTPTRPRRA